The DNA window TTCAATGAGGTGGTCAAAACCTtaaattcagatgaaaaaatgaagggaaagatACAGTTCAGACTTAAGTAAGACTTGACTATAACCTTCAGAGCTCTTAAAAAAGTGATCCAATCTCTCCTGCATAACTTTTGGAAAAGTACTCTAAAGGTATAATAAATGGGTTCTCCTGTATAGGTCCTTtgattgtgttttgttttaaggcaAAACTGGTTTTCAGAAGGGTTTGGattattctctttgttttctcaaaatCTTCTGCTGCTCTGTCACCCCACACTATGTTTTCATCAATATACTGCAGGTATTCcggagcttccccctgctcagTGCagtctggatcagtccatggcaaatggtagggctgtgtttccacccctggaaCAGTCAATTCCAGGTGGACTGGACAGCCCTTCAAGGGAAAGCAAGCTGTGGTCTGCACgctgctgccaaagggatggagaaaaacacatcagtgatatcagttgtggcataccgcttggctgcctttgactctaGTTCATATTGAAGTTCTGTCATGTCCGGCATTGCAACACTCAGCAGTGGcatgacttcattcaggccacgatagtccactggccatatgggactattaaagggTGAGTGAGACTTGCTGTTCACCCCTTGACTCTCCACTTGATGAACCAGCTCATGGATGGGAATCGGGGAGTCTCAGTTACTGCGATACTGCCTCAGGTGCACCACTGGGGTAGCCATcagcacctgctgttcttcaaccctcagcaaccccacaacagaagggtcccATGAGAGACCGGGTCAAGGCAGACAGCTGTTTAATGTCCACACTACACTTTGCACCAGTGCCCACTACAGTCTTATACACCTCTGTGTCTGATGTTCCAGGTCATCAactccacacagtccaataaacaTGATTGTCCCTTCCCTCCATCTGGCTGGAAGCAGAGCCCTTCTAGCCCTGGTCATAAGATTTGTTACTGTGTCTCagggactgcctgctggaaacGGGAGCAGCAATTTTCTCAGAAGGACCCCCCCTTTGgcaattgtttttccttgcaattcATGTACCTGTGCCTCTAGGGTCAAGGTAGATTtcccatcccattttctcatgtcctccACATGGTCATGCAGGTAAAACAACCGGCTGTCACGTGGTGAGTACCCACCATATCCCCTTTCTTGAGCACAGTGGAGGCCAGTGAAAAGTGGTGCACCTCAGGAGGTCTGTGCTGAGACTAGTACTGTtgaatatctttatcaatgacataaaCAGTGGGATCGAGTACACCCTCAGctaatttgcagatgacaccaagctaagtgtTGCACTTGAtacaatagaaggaagggatggcaTCCAAAGGGATCTGGACAAGGTTGAGATTTGGGCCCATATGGACTTAATGACGttctgctgcacctgggccagggcaatcctgAACATGAGTACAGACCGGGTGAAGAattcattgagagcagccctgcagagaaggacttggaggttctggtggacaaaaagcttgacatgagccgaCAGTGCGCGCTTtcagcccagaaggccagcagcatcctgggctACCAGGGAGAGGAGACCGGCTTCCCCTCCTAAGGAAGTTTCTGCAGATTCCCCAACAGTCCACAGGCTGTCTTCATAGGACATGCCCTTTTACCAGCACTCCCCCTCCAATGCCTCCTTTATCACTTGTCAGTCAGGTTTGTGTCCCTGGATATGTTGTGGCTTACCCCCAGGAGGTAGCCAAGCACCACACactctctccttcccccacaTTAACAGAACAGGGGGAGAGAAATGGTagaaagatggggagagactctttatcACAGCATctcagaatcatttaggttgaaagagacctccaagatcacctagtccatTCTATGACCTagcactaacaagtcctccactaaaccatatcactaagctctacatctaaatgtcttttaaagacctccagggatggtgactcaaccacttccctgggcagcccattccaatgcctaacaacaaTGCATCAAAAGAGGACTGGCCATCACGTCAAGGGTGGTGATAGTGTCCCTCTattctgctcttgtgaggccccaaTTGAAATACTGTGTCCAcgtttggggcccccagcacaagtaggatgttgatctgttagtGGGTCCAGAGAGCCGTGAAATTGATCAGAAGGCTGCAGCATCTCTTctacgaagaaaggctgagagagctggggctgtacagcctacagaagaaaaggctctgggttgacctcattgtggcctttcgGTACTtaaagggagctcataaaaaaaaaaaaaaaaaagatggatggAGAGCGGCTCTTTGCTCAGTCTGATAATGACagagggggaatggttttaaactaaaagtgaggagatttagattagaggttaggaggaaattcttcactcagagggtggtgaggcacaggagcagactgcccagagaggttgtggatgccccagccctggaggtgttcgagACCAGGCTGGCTGAGGCAGCGggtaacctgatctagtgagtgacatccctgcccatggcagggggcttggaactggatgatctttaaggtctcttcctCACCAAGACGTTCTttgattctatgtttctatgatccaaatgcctcttgaacactgacagtcACGGAACATCAACCAGGTCTCTAGAAAGCCCATTCCGGTGTCTGTCCACCCTCACAGTACAGAATATTTTCCTAATGCCCAGTCTGAACAGCCCCTGATGCAGCTTTGTGCCTCTCCCACATGTCCTGCCAttggttaccagggagaagagactggcaccctcctctccacttcccctcctaAGGAAGTTATTGAGAGCAACGAGGTCGCCcttcagccttcttttctgcaaaCTACCCAGCAGTCCACAGGCTGTCTTCATAGCACATGCCTTTTACCAGCATTACactttacacacacacacagccactctctccttctccctccttaAGAGAACAGGGGGAGATAAACAGGagatggggagagactctttatcagggagtgtagcagTAGGAAAAGGGggaacagtttaaaaaaaaaaaaaaaaagcgagtcacaggaacaggttgctcagagaagtggTGGATGCCTCATCCCCCCTGGTAGTGTTCGAGGTCAGGGTGGATGGGACCTTGAGCAGCCACGTCTAGTGGCAGGTgcccttgcccatggcagggggttggaactagatggtctttaaggtccctccagacccaaagcattctatgatATGGTGATCCTCCAGGCCAGCAATTGGCTGTGTAGCTTATGTAGGCAGAGGGATTTCAGTTTCTATGAAAAATTTCATCTCCCTGAGTATCAACAAGTGCTTGGAAGTGATGGGATGCAGCCTGCCTGTCACTTTGTGGGTGTCCAGTCTCACAATGGGACAAGAAAATAGGATTCTCAAGCCAAACTCTTATTTTCAATTAGGGGAAAAGACATCACTGGAAGTAAGTGTCCATTCCCCGCTCAGAGAAGCAAAATCAGTGACTGCTTCAGCCTGTTTCAAAGTGGATTCCCCTGGAGACCCAGGGCAAGAGCTCcctctgcagctgagcagggccgggctcctgggcccaaggggagctcctggcaagcgggcagcgctgcacagagacagctctgcccaggagcagctcctctgcacagcgcagcagggctgggggcactgcctgcaggggacaagggcggctgagagaagggagggagatgttaaaggcagtgtggaggggggctgctgagAGCTCACTGCGGGAGAAATCTTCCCAGCCCTGAACagggtaagtctctggctgcagggcaagGCAGCTGTTGTTCCTGGTGCCATCTACAGATTTGCTGGCAAATCTCACAGCCTTTGGGAGCTTTCAGAAGGACTCTCTACTTTCTCTACTGCATGAATGACAAGCTCCAGAGCAGGGATTATCAGCCAAGTTGTCAGAGGGACAGGACATGAGGGTTCTTTCttgcagggctggctgcaggctgtgcaatTGGGGTGTAGGCAGGGGTGGCCAGgtctgtggtgcagagcagggtccctgctgtgccccaggggctgtgtgccagggcagggcctctgccgcctgccaaGCTCAGCAttcagcctgcccggggagctgcccagggtgctgtggggagaagctgtgggtggaagaagcccccctggcagggcagggcagggcagggtcctgctggtgCCCAGAGGCTGCTacctggggcaggctgctcagagTTCCACAACAGCCCCAGGGCATCTTAGGGGGAGATTTTTCACGGGGAACACCAACGCCTGCACTACCTGAATGAAAGGCACTCTCAGGATTCTCTGCTTCTATTTTGCTGCCATGAAGGACAGTAAGGAGGATTATAATGGATCAGTCCCTGATATTCTTTACTATATACTGTAGGGCAGTACTGACCCTTCCGAAGCCCACAGAGGATTAACCTGATGATTATCGTacccttaggaaaaaaaaaaatgaaaaaataaacatattttctaaGCAGTAGCATGTATTTTTCACAGGGAAAAGACTGTGTGTCTTGCTGAGAAGGTTTCAGGGAAATTTGGTTTATGTTTTGCTCAGAAAACACCATCTAACATTCCTCTTTAAATTTCTAAATGGACAGGCTACTACACCCAAAGCCAgcaaatgtccaacagcagcttccccaactagttcctcctcctgccatttgCAGACACACGCGAGCTGCAGCTtctgcacttcgggctcttcctgggcatctacctggctgccctcctgggcaacggcctcatcctcacagccgtagcctgcgaccaccgcctccacacccccatgtacttcttcctcctcaacctcgccctcctcgacctgggcacTATTACCaccactgtccccaaagccatggccaattccctctgggacaccacgGCCATTTCCTTCTTTGGTTGTGCTACCCAGGTCTTCATGTTTGTTGTCTTTGTCCTAGCAGAGTTTTatcttctcaccatcatggcctatgaccgctacgttgccatctgcaaacccctgcactacgggacaATAATGGACAGCAGAACTTGTGTCTACATgggagcagctgcctggggcagtggtgTTCTCAGTGCTCTGCTCCACACTGCCaataccttttccctccccctctgccaaggcaatgccctggaccagttcttctgtgaagttccccagatcctcaagctttCCTGTTCAGATGCCTCTATCCGGGAAATTGGGATTATTGTGGCCACTGCATGTTCACTTTcagggtgttttctttttattgtgctgtcctatgtgcagatcttcagggctgtgctgaggatccccttgcagcagggccggcacaaagccttttccacatgcctccctcacctggatGTGGTCTCCCTGTTCATCAGCACTGGCACATTTTCCTACCTGAAACCCCCCTCCATGTCCTCCTCATTCCTGAATCTTTTgttggcagttctgtactcggtggtgccccCAGCaatgaaccccctcatctacagcatgaggaaccaggagctgaaggaTGCAGTGTGGAAAGTGTTGTCTGGATGTTTTTCAGAAGTCATAAAATGCCTGTCGTCTTCTGCATATCACTGATAATGCAACTCACTACAGACCAagatatatttgttttgttttgttttgtttcattttcctttttttttactttcatttactGATGATACAGTAATCCAGAAGGAAATATGATCATTGTTTCTGTTCCACAGACAACACAGAGCTCTACAACATGAGGCAATGAGAAAGGGGTCAGGAAAATTATTAGTTATTCAATCAGTGAAATTTCATAGACTGGATCGAGTGAATCATCCCAAAATCTCTCCTGACATTGCAAAtgagttggactagatgattcTGGTGGGTCCCTTCCAGTTCAGGCTATTCCATGAGTCTCTGACTCTGAAGAAGGACGGCTATCTGTGCGCACCCTCCATGGCCAAAGAACCACTTGTGTGGGAGGCAGTCAGTGGCAGTGCCCCCCACCAGATggctctgccttcccagccTGATCAGCAAGGCCCGGCAGAGTGCCCCCACGGCCCCGCTAACCACAGCCCCCTcactctgcagagcagccccaccagctcgggggctgtgggcagcatgggcaggggctgcaggaatgGCTGCTCAGGCCAGCCCAGACGTGGTGGGCTGAGGCAAGGCTGTGTGGGACATGGGGTGtcctgggagcagagcagggtgctgtgtgtgtgcagtggtgctgcctgaggagccccagggcctgtagtgtggtgctgtgctgcgctggggagtggggctggcatgggggggctgcaggcttCCTGGGGGAGGGAAATCTCTTGCAGATGGTAGAAGGAGAGACACTGCCACTGACCTCCACTTCTCCATTTGCTGCCTTGGGGCCAGCCCAacctgggctgctctgctgggctgggctgggctggggagaggacCGGGAGGTGTGGagagctgctgaggagctgggctgagctggCCTCCTGGGAGAGACAGGGAGGACCagcagagctgaggctgggCTGGACCATTGTTCTCTGGACACTCTGGGAAATGCTGCCTCAGGGCAATGGTCCCAGAGCAGCTCCTTGCAAACACCATTGCCAGACCGGGCTTTTGCCACAGCTCACACtagtggtttattttttctcctctggggGATATCGAATTATTATATCAGGAGTCCATGTTTTCCTTGTCCATATCAGAGTGCACAGGATGTGGGTGTGGAGAGATGACTACCAGTGAGCAGAAGTTCCATAAGATATTCCCTAGGGGCATCCTGCGGGACAGTGACTCAAGGTCACTTTCTTTTGATGGCAATGTGCCCTGGGAATTCacctgaatgaaaaaaatctagacATGAAGACTTTCTCACCCACCACAGAGAGTTTTGAACACTTCCCTAACATGTATGCTCACGgcttgatattttttttgcatattgaGGTGGCCATTTCCTTCAGGATGCCCTGAAGGAGCTGAAGAACTCCCAGGGAAATGTGAGTCCAGACATGTGGGAGGCCTTCTGAAGCATGAGATGTTTGGCAGGCAGAGTACCTGAGGGATTGTGCAGGGCATCCCCTGCACCcactgctcctggggggggtgggaagaggCCTCCTGAGCACAACAGCTCCTTGTGGTCCTGTGGATGCTggctgtgaggtcacttctgtcccAGCACCCGGCTGGCCaacagcagggaggcagagcctcTGAGGTCATAAaggccatcagaaagctgcccccaAGAGGGTGACACATTAGGGGAGGCCAGGGGAAAGCTGGGAGAATAATGGTGGGAAATTTGGGGTAGAGAAGAGGGACTTGgctaagagaaaggaaagatttgGAAGAGGTAAGAGAGGTTCAGGTaaggctggtgctgctgcaacACTTACTAGGAAAACATTCACGTCAAGCCCTGGCAATATTTCTAAGCAGTAGCTGTAAGCCCTATCCCTACATCTAAATGCtatccctctctctctctgcaagGAATCCACTACTCTTATCCCTATCCTCAAACCTCACCTGGCATGGGTTAGCCAAGTCCCAAACCCATAAGGCCTTACCATACACTCTTAGCTCAGTTCTCACCCTATTCCTCAGCCTTTTGTCCCTAGCATTGAATTCCAGCCTTAACATGATTCCTCAACAGAGCCCTGAAGAAAATCCCAACAAATAACATAGTCTCTACACTAGACACAGACTAGAacccaaaaagcagaaaacacaggTCTCCTTCTAATACTCTGCCCAACCACTAACCCTGGAAGGCAAGATCTAATCCCTAAACCCTAACCTGATCACCTAATCCCCAAATCCTGCATTCCTGTGGTCTAGTCACCTACCTGAAGCAGTCTGGCCTCATGAAGCTGGGCAGGGCATGAGAGGTTCTGCAGCAATCACTTAGTCttggaggaggcaggtgaggTGACATGGATCTGGTCAGGTCACAGGACTCAAGGAGGTGATGGGTGGGGatgctttgctgaagtcagATGTGCCTCATGATatcaggaggcagcaggaggcccaTGGCTGTGCAGATGGTTGTCAGGGCACTCCACACAGCTTGTTTGACTATTACTTGAACTCCACAGGCAGGAAATACTGCAGTGAGCACTTTGGGGAACTTTCCAGCCCAGACCAGGATTACCACATGCCCTGAGCCAAGCTACAGTATCTCTGTGGTGGCCCCTTGGTCCTGGAATGGCCAGGTGTGTGTCACCCATCTTGTCCTGTAGTGAAATGCATGGGTGTGCAGAGGTGGCCCATGGTAGTACAGTCCCTGGTGCtctggggtgtgtgtgtgtgtgtgttgggttTGGTGCAAACACCTGGGCTGATTTCTAACTTCCCAACTAAGCAAAAGTGGGGAATAGCTCACCCCCTGCCAAAACCCTCCTTGTCTTATCTCTTCCATGGAGGGAATAGCCAAAAAAACTCAGAGCAGTTCTCCCAGGGTTTTCATCTGCTAGcagccccaaagcagcagcagtgccttgCCATTGCCTGCTCATgggtctgctgctgcttgtctgGGCTCTGTTTTTACTTTGCAGGTGGGAGGTTGTATTGGGCTTACATGGAAAGGGTTTTGtagcgggggggctgcagggctggtgtcTGTGAGgagagtccagaagctgccccttGTTAGAGAAGAGCCacttccagctggctccaaaagggacatGCTGCTGGCCAACCTCAGCCAATGAGTGATGCTGTTTGTACATCTGTGagagcattttaaagaaaggggTAAAAATGGCATGCAGGAATAGCTGGGAGAGAAGattgagaaaatgtgagagaaaacaaccctgcagacaccaaggtcagtgaaaaaAGAGGGTGAGGTGGTGCTTCAAGTGCTAAACAAGAAGTTCCCCTTCAGCCTGTGGTGCACCATgttggagcagatctccacactgcagctgaTGGAAGACCCCATGtgggagcaggtggatgtggcctgaaggaggctgcagtcCAGGGAGAGCTCCTGCAGGAGAAGACTCTGCGTCAGaactgtggagaggagcccagctCTAGGCAGCCCCTCATAGCAGGGCCTTTCTGAGGAGAAACTTATATCGACCCTTTGACAGATGCTGCACAGGCAAGGACAGGTCTCAGGATGGCATCGCCCTTCAGGAAGGAACTACCATTGGGATTCCCTCAAAGGATAGAACTCCGGGCTGTGTCACAGCAtgagtcactgcactgtgaATGCTGACCAAAGTCCCACCATGACAGATGTAAACTTGTgctttccctgcagccactccctCTAGTCTTCCTGAACTACCATTGACAATGCAGACTCAAGCAAAGAGAGACAAAAGGGAATGCAAGAATGCCCATGCTGTACAAACTCAACGACGATGATACATGCTAGCAAGTAACTGGAACACGAGCTGAGCACCAGCTCATCACAAGCACCAGATTCATGCTTAGTTGGTTTGAAAGGACTGAGCACAGGGCATtagaaaaagcataaaagaagGAGCTACATCTTCTCCATGTggactcagcagcagcagccctgcagaatgACAACCCATCTGGCCGCTCATGGATTGGAAAAATGTACAATTTGCTGCTTGAAAAACTGTCTGGAAGGCCATGTTCAAAGAGCCTGAGTGAAGAGAGATCAGTCCAGTTGGTGGACGGTCACCGGTGGCACTCCCCAGGcctcagtactgggtccagttttGTTTACTATTTTGATGGATGATCTGAATGAGAGAAataagtgcaccctcagtacaTTTGCAGATGATAACAAGTTAGGTGGGACAGTTGATCTTCTTGAGGGTAGGAAAGgtttgcagagggatctggaaAGGCTAGATTGATGGACTAAGTCCAGTCACATGACATTCAACAATGATTAAgtgccagctcctgcacttggatcataacaaccccatgcagcagcataggcttggggaagagtggctggaaagctgcccagcagaaaagcacCTGGGGATGTTGGTcaacagccagctgaacatgagcacCCACCCCCTGTCATGT is part of the Anser cygnoides isolate HZ-2024a breed goose chromosome 37, Taihu_goose_T2T_genome, whole genome shotgun sequence genome and encodes:
- the LOC136788457 gene encoding olfactory receptor 14C36-like; this translates as MKDNTRELQLLHFGLFLGIYLAALLGNGLILTAVACDHRLHTPMYFFLLNLALLDLGTITTTVPKAMANSLWDTTAISFFGCATQVFMFVVFVLAEFYLLTIMAYDRYVAICKPLHYGTIMDSRTCVYMGAAAWGSGVLSALLHTANTFSLPLCQGNALDQFFCEVPQILKLSCSDASIREIGIIVATACSLSGCFLFIVLSYVQIFRAVLRIPLQQGRHKAFSTCLPHLDVVSLFISTGTFSYLKPPSMSSSFLNLLLAVLYSVVPPAMNPLIYSMRNQELKDAVWKVLSGCFSEVIKCLSSSAYH